GAGCCCTGCTTGAATTGTGCCTTTTTTAGATTTGGAAATATTTCATCTATAAGCGCCTCCTCTTCAGGAGATAGCTTGCCTAAGCCAATGTCCTGCAAAGCATTAACGCTACCCGCTTCATGAACGCCACGCGCAGGAAATGTAAAAAAGGCTGCGATCGCCTTGAGGAAACCGTTGAAGGAAGCGGGCATAGATTTGATCGCATCCGAGCCATCGCCTTCGGAGATCGCTTCCGGGTTGGACCGTTTTGGAGCTGCGGCAGATGGCGGCGATTCAGACTCAACAAGTCCATATCTAGCGGCCTCTGCTATAAGGAAGTCGCGCCTAGCCATCATCGATGCGTGGCCGGAAGGGGCTTGCGTTAGAGGCTGCTGCGCCGCGGGCGTAGCCGCTGAATATCCGGACTGCGCATATGCAAGGTTGCTCCGCATAAAAGCGGCCGCTGGCGTGAGTGCAGGGGCAAAAGCCGGCTGGCAACCAATCGGGGGAAAGCCGAAAGGCTGAACCGTCACGGGCACGGGCGCTGGCAGGACTGGTTTTGGAGGTGCCATTTCATCAATACTATCGTCAATTTCAGTTTAAAGTTGTCAAAAAATCAATTATTTGCCAAAAATTTCAAAAACCGTATAAGTTTCAATATATTATGACTTTAAATCAGGGACCATCATACTTGGAACTGTCGCGATGCGGGGAGCTTGAATCGCGGGCATCCGCCGCAATTGAGGCGATGGAGCGTTGCGACCTCTGTCCACGCGGCTGCAGAGTCAACAGGGCCTCCGGCGAGATCGGATTTTGCCGCGTGGGAAGAAAGGCCGGCGTTGCAAGCCACAATCTCCATTTCGGCGAGGAACCACCGATCACCGGAACGAAGGGATCGGGCACGATCTTTTTCACCGGATGCAATATGCGCTGCAAGTTCTGCCAGAACTATCCGATAAGCCAGAACGGAAATGGTGAGATAGTCTCTGCCGAGCGCCTCGCTGAAATGATGCTATCGCTTCAGGGGCGCGGCGCGCATAATATCAACCTAGTCAGTCCGTCGCACATGGCCGCACAATTTTTGGAATCGCTTTGCATCGCTGCAAAGAAAGGGCTGCGCATTCCGATCGTTTACAACTCAAGCGGCTATGAGGGGATGAAAGCATTAAAACTCCTCGATGGAGTTATCGACATATACATGCCCGATATAAAATACGCTACCGCAGAGGCCGCGAAATTTTGCTCGTCGGCCCCGGACTACTGGAGGCATGCGCGCCCTGCGATCATTGAAATGTATAGACAGGTCGGAGCTCTCCAGATGGATGAGGAAGGAATAGGAGTTCGCGGCATGCTGATACGCCATCTCGTCCTGCCGAATGGACTTGCATCCTCCCGCGAAATTTTCCGCTTCGTCGCGGAGGAACTTGGTACCGACATCCCCGTAAATCTGATGAGCCAGTACTTTCCTGCTCACGCCGCTGTCGACGACCCGATTCTTCGGCGCAAAATCACCAAAGAGGAATTTGAAGCGGCAAAAGAAGCGCTCCTTGAGTTCAATCTCGTCGAGGGATGGATGCAGGAGATGGAATAAACTCCGATCAGCTTGATCGTGCTAGCCCTAAATCCTTTTCTCCAACTATCGAAGAGAACTTATAAAAACTTGACAGCCGTCATATTATGAGCATATGATCATAACTGGATGGAGGTGATGTGGTCCGACCGCAGAAATTGAGAAAGATAGGGTGTACTCCTGAATCGCGTTATTTCAAGCCGAGGGCAACTCCCCTTTCCGAGCTAATCGAAGTGGTTCTGCCCCACGATGAACTCGAGGCCATACGCCTGCTCGATCTTGAAGGGCTTTATCAGGAGGAGGCAGCGGAAAAAATGGGGGTTTCCAGACCCACAATCGGCAGAATTCTCGCACGGGCGAGAAAAACTATCGCAGACGCTCTCATCAACGGCAAGGCGATTAAAATCGAGGGCGGAAAGATAGCGACGAATCAGATGCCGCCCGATTTCCCCAGAAGCAGGGGGAGGCACCGCAGGGGCGGCAGAAAATAAAAAAGGAGGACGATATGCCAAGAGGAGATGGAACTGGACCGATGGGAGGAGGGGCTATGACCGGAAGAGGAATGGGCTTTTGCGGAGGGTATCGCACAGGCGGCTTTGCCAATTATGGACGAGGTTTTTTCGGCGCCGGGCGCGGAGGAAGAGGAATGGGATGTCGTAATTACTATAGATGGGTGAACAACGTCCCGCAGGAATACGCACCGATATCACCTGAAGAGGAAAAAAAGTACGTCGCTGAAGATATCAAGGAGCTCGAACTGGAACTTCAGAAACTGAAAAAACATATGGCCGACCTTGAAGCGGCCTCTAAAAAGAAGGAGTGAAAATGAAAGTCGCGATAACATCATCCGGCAAATCACCGGATAGCGAGGTCGATCAGCGTTTCGGACGCGCCTCTTATTTCGCAATCTACGACACTGAAAATGACACATTTTCCTTCGCCGACAACGCGCAGAATTTTAATGCTGCAAACGGCGCTGGGATACAATCGGCTCAGAATGTCGCATCGGCTGGCGCGCAGGTACTCATAACTGGAAACTGCGGTCCGAAAGCCTTCAGAACTCTCTCGGCGGCAGGAATTAAAGTCGTAATAGGTGCAACCGGCACAGTCAAAGAAGCCGCTACAAAATTCAAAAACGGCGAGATGTCATACGCCACCGATGCAAATGTAGAGGGGCATTGGTGATAAAAATAGTGGTCGGCAGCGGCAAGGGAGGAACCGGCAAGACAACCGTCTCGCTCGGGCTCTCCCTTTCACTCGCTGAAAACAAAATGCCCGTGCAATACATCGACTGCGACGTAGAGGAACCAAACGCCCACCTCTTTTTCAAGGAAGCTGAATTCCAAAAAAGGGACGTCGAAGTTCTGGTGCCGGAAATAGACAAGGCGCAGTGTAATTTCTGCGAAGAATGCGCAAAGTTCTGCGCCTACAACGCGCTCGCGATATTTCCGAACACCGCACTGGTATTTAACGAAATGTGCCATAGTTGCGGCGGGTGCAAGATAGTCTGCCCACAAGGCGCCATCTCCGAAGTAAAAAGGAAGATCGGCGAAATACACACGGCTATCGCAAATAATAAAGTACAAATATCCTACGGGAAATTAAATGTGGGGGAGACCCAATCACCTCCTCTTATCCGTGCTGTTAAAAAAGAAATTGCTGATAAAAACATAGCGATAATAGACGCCCCGCCCGGGACGGCATGTCCATTCGTTGAAACGATAAGGCATGGTGACTTCTGCCTGCTCGTTACCGAACCTACGCCCTTTGGATTGCACGACCTCAAAACAGCGGTCGAGGTCGTAAGCCTCATCGGAGTGCCTTTCGGCGTACTCATCAACAGATCGGATATAGGCGATTCCTCTGTGGAGGAATTTTGCTCGAATGAAAAAATACCTGTGTTGATGAAGATACCAAACGATCGGAATATAGCCGTGGCATATTCCAACGGCATGCCGATAACCGAAGCTGATCCAAAATATAAACTGGAGTTCATGGAGCTCCACAGGAAAATTTATGAAAGAGTTGGTAATCATAAGCGGTAAAGGAGGAACCGGCAAAACGAGCGTCACAGCCTCGCTTGCCGTTCTGGCTGAAAACGCGGTGCTCGCCGATTGCGATGTCGATGCGGCGGATCTGCACCTAATTCTCGAACCTGCAGCGAGCGAGCAGGGAGAATTCAAGTCAGGGCAGCTGGCCACGATAGATGAGGATTCCTGTATAGCTTGCGGTCAGTGCGAAGCTGTTTGCCGTTTCGGTGCCGTAACAAAAGCTGACAATACGTACAGGATAGATCCGCTGGGATGTGAAGGATGCAAGACATGCGAAATAGTCTGTCCCGCAAATGCGATATCGATGCGCGAGAATATTTGTGGAAAATGGTATATCTCCAAAACCAGATGTGGAACGATGGTCCATGCAGCCTTAAAACCGGGAAGTGAAAATTCCGGCAAACTCGTCAGCCTGGTGCGAAAGAAGGCGCGCGAGCAGGCGGAAAAATCAGGCACCAGCATGATAATCGTGGACGGACCTCCCGGGATAGGATGCCCCGTCATAGCCTCTATAGGAGGCGCCTCTATGGTGATGATAGTCACCGAACCGACGCAGTCAGGGCTTCATGACTTGAAAAGGGTTATCGGTTTGGCCGCACATTTTAAGGTGCCGGCCTGCGCATGCATAAATAAGTACGACATCAATGAAGATTTATCCTATTCGATAGAAAAATTTTGCAACAACAACGGCGTAGAGGTACTAGGCAAAATTCCATACGACCTGAACGTAACCAAGTCGATGCTGAAGAAAAAAAGCATAGTTGAATATTCGGATGGAGATTCATCCGCGGAAATTCGAAACATATGGACTGCTATAAAACTTAAACTCCGAAACTAGCCGACAAAAGCGGCGGCATGATGCCAGTACCGCTTCGGCAAAAAATGAAAGGTGTAAATATGAAAATAGCGATACCTGTAACCGATGGAAAGTTGTGCATGCATTTCGGTCACTGCGAAGAATTCGCGCTCTTCAAAGTGGATGCGACCAACAAATCTGTGCTGGGCAAAGAAGTGATATCCGCCCCGCCGCACCAGCCTGGACTTTTGCCCGGATGGCTTGCGGATAGAGGAGCCGATGTAGTAATTGCAGGTGGAATGGGTTCTCGCGCCCAGGACCTTTTCTCCGAAAAGAAAATAAAGGTCGTAGTCGGCGCCTGCGGAGAAAATCCTGAAGATATCGTAAAAGACTACCTGAACGGCTCACTACAAACAGGCAATAACGCCTGCGACCACTGACAAGGCTTCCGACATCTCCTCGTATTCAGAGTACCGGGTCGCTACAAAGAAAACCATATCGCTGAGCGATGCCGACACCCCTACAGGACGCGGCAAAATCTGATCAGCGCTGTATTTAAACACCCCTTATTTGATTTGCCTATGCCATACATTTCTGATAGCGCTTCAACCACTTCGGGGGTGCCTCCGGACAGAATTTGCGAGGAATCGATATGCCAAAGGATATCAGAGAATTATTGAAGAAAAACAGCGGAAGACAGCACGACCTCTACGCCAAATATGTCAACCCGCAGTTCGTAAGGGTGCTTCGCACCATCGGATTCGACCAAAACTACGTACGCGCCGAAGGGCCGATGCTCTATGACGAAAAAGGCAATGAATACCTGGACATGCTCGCAGGCTACGGCGTCTTCGCCCTCGGCAGATCCAATCCGAAGATAAGAAAGGCGCTGCATGATGCGCTGGATTTGGAAT
The nucleotide sequence above comes from Myxococcales bacterium. Encoded proteins:
- a CDS encoding radical SAM protein is translated as MTLNQGPSYLELSRCGELESRASAAIEAMERCDLCPRGCRVNRASGEIGFCRVGRKAGVASHNLHFGEEPPITGTKGSGTIFFTGCNMRCKFCQNYPISQNGNGEIVSAERLAEMMLSLQGRGAHNINLVSPSHMAAQFLESLCIAAKKGLRIPIVYNSSGYEGMKALKLLDGVIDIYMPDIKYATAEAAKFCSSAPDYWRHARPAIIEMYRQVGALQMDEEGIGVRGMLIRHLVLPNGLASSREIFRFVAEELGTDIPVNLMSQYFPAHAAVDDPILRRKITKEEFEAAKEALLEFNLVEGWMQEME
- a CDS encoding DUF134 domain-containing protein; the encoded protein is MVRPQKLRKIGCTPESRYFKPRATPLSELIEVVLPHDELEAIRLLDLEGLYQEEAAEKMGVSRPTIGRILARARKTIADALINGKAIKIEGGKIATNQMPPDFPRSRGRHRRGGRK
- a CDS encoding DUF5320 domain-containing protein, which translates into the protein MPRGDGTGPMGGGAMTGRGMGFCGGYRTGGFANYGRGFFGAGRGGRGMGCRNYYRWVNNVPQEYAPISPEEEKKYVAEDIKELELELQKLKKHMADLEAASKKKE
- a CDS encoding dinitrogenase iron-molybdenum cofactor biosynthesis protein, producing the protein MKVAITSSGKSPDSEVDQRFGRASYFAIYDTENDTFSFADNAQNFNAANGAGIQSAQNVASAGAQVLITGNCGPKAFRTLSAAGIKVVIGATGTVKEAATKFKNGEMSYATDANVEGHW
- a CDS encoding P-loop NTPase, coding for MKIVVGSGKGGTGKTTVSLGLSLSLAENKMPVQYIDCDVEEPNAHLFFKEAEFQKRDVEVLVPEIDKAQCNFCEECAKFCAYNALAIFPNTALVFNEMCHSCGGCKIVCPQGAISEVKRKIGEIHTAIANNKVQISYGKLNVGETQSPPLIRAVKKEIADKNIAIIDAPPGTACPFVETIRHGDFCLLVTEPTPFGLHDLKTAVEVVSLIGVPFGVLINRSDIGDSSVEEFCSNEKIPVLMKIPNDRNIAVAYSNGMPITEADPKYKLEFMELHRKIYERVGNHKR
- a CDS encoding 4Fe-4S binding protein; translation: MKELVIISGKGGTGKTSVTASLAVLAENAVLADCDVDAADLHLILEPAASEQGEFKSGQLATIDEDSCIACGQCEAVCRFGAVTKADNTYRIDPLGCEGCKTCEIVCPANAISMRENICGKWYISKTRCGTMVHAALKPGSENSGKLVSLVRKKAREQAEKSGTSMIIVDGPPGIGCPVIASIGGASMVMIVTEPTQSGLHDLKRVIGLAAHFKVPACACINKYDINEDLSYSIEKFCNNNGVEVLGKIPYDLNVTKSMLKKKSIVEYSDGDSSAEIRNIWTAIKLKLRN
- a CDS encoding ATPase, which translates into the protein MKIAIPVTDGKLCMHFGHCEEFALFKVDATNKSVLGKEVISAPPHQPGLLPGWLADRGADVVIAGGMGSRAQDLFSEKKIKVVVGACGENPEDIVKDYLNGSLQTGNNACDH